From a single Alloactinosynnema sp. L-07 genomic region:
- a CDS encoding ABC transporter ATP-binding protein encodes MVSIEVQNASVDFPIFDAKTRSLKKAVLGKVGGKIGTDTKVPIIEALHDITLSLNEGDRVALVGHNGAGKSTLLRLLSGIYEPTRGITKINGKIAPVFDLAVGMDPEISGLENIMIRGLFLGMSRKEMEARVEDISQFTELGDYLHLPLRTYSTGMRVRLALGVVTSIDPEILLLDEGIGAVDAAFMTKARDRLVDLVRRSGMLVFASHSDDLLFELCNTAIWMDEGRVKMHGSLREVLTAYKGRDPFEHMSPETLERLGETL; translated from the coding sequence ATGGTCAGCATCGAGGTCCAGAACGCCTCCGTCGACTTCCCGATCTTCGACGCCAAGACGCGGTCGCTGAAGAAGGCCGTCCTGGGCAAGGTGGGCGGCAAGATCGGGACCGACACCAAGGTCCCCATCATCGAGGCACTGCACGACATCACCCTGTCGCTCAACGAGGGCGACCGGGTGGCGCTGGTGGGGCACAACGGCGCGGGCAAGTCCACGCTGCTGCGGCTGCTCTCCGGCATCTACGAGCCGACGCGCGGCATCACCAAGATCAACGGCAAGATCGCCCCGGTGTTCGACCTCGCGGTCGGCATGGACCCGGAGATCTCCGGGCTCGAGAACATCATGATCCGCGGCCTGTTCCTCGGGATGTCCCGCAAGGAGATGGAAGCCCGGGTCGAGGACATCTCCCAGTTCACCGAGCTGGGCGACTACCTGCACCTGCCGCTGCGGACGTACTCCACCGGCATGCGGGTGCGCCTGGCGCTGGGTGTGGTCACCTCGATCGACCCGGAGATCCTGCTGCTCGACGAGGGCATCGGCGCGGTCGACGCGGCGTTCATGACCAAGGCGCGCGACCGACTGGTCGACCTGGTCCGCCGGTCCGGCATGCTGGTCTTCGCCTCGCACTCCGACGACCTGCTCTTCGAACTGTGCAACACGGCCATCTGGATGGACGAGGGCCGGGTGAAGATGCACGGCTCACTGCGTGAGGTCCTGACCGCGTACAAGGGCCGCGACCCGTTCGAGCACATGAGCCCGGAAACCCTCGAAAGGCTCGGCGAGACCCTATGA
- a CDS encoding ABC transporter permease, with product MPVPVVAHAGRTFSRAVDDLRQGFHQRELWGHLGWQDIKQRYRRSVIGPLWITLSMAVTAAGLGLLYSQLFGTPIGTFLPYLTVGFIVWNFMLGCMTEGAETFIANEGLIKHLPAPLTVYALRTVWRLTLMFAHNLLVYAIVLAIFFPDLVKDGYLLSDKGLPQPGLDWTIVLSVPAFALIALNGTWVALLFGIISTRYRDIPQVIGALTQLLFFMTPIVWPVDILTKRLGEEGGNWVVLLVELNPLYHFIEILRAPLIGSTQSWHHWAVVGGITIVGWALALVAMRNYRARISYWV from the coding sequence ATGCCCGTGCCAGTGGTGGCGCACGCCGGGCGCACTTTCAGCCGTGCGGTCGATGATCTACGGCAAGGCTTCCACCAGCGCGAGCTGTGGGGGCACCTCGGCTGGCAGGACATCAAGCAGCGGTACCGCCGGTCGGTGATCGGTCCGCTCTGGATCACCCTGAGCATGGCCGTCACCGCGGCGGGCCTGGGCCTGCTGTACTCGCAGCTGTTCGGGACGCCGATCGGCACGTTCCTGCCGTATCTGACCGTCGGGTTCATCGTCTGGAACTTCATGCTCGGCTGCATGACCGAGGGCGCCGAGACGTTCATCGCCAACGAGGGGCTGATCAAGCACCTCCCCGCGCCGCTGACGGTCTACGCGCTGCGCACCGTGTGGCGCCTGACGCTGATGTTCGCGCACAACCTGCTGGTCTACGCGATCGTCCTGGCGATCTTCTTCCCGGATCTGGTCAAGGACGGGTACCTGCTCAGCGACAAGGGCCTCCCCCAGCCAGGTCTGGACTGGACGATCGTGCTGTCCGTCCCCGCCTTCGCACTGATCGCGCTGAACGGCACTTGGGTGGCGCTGCTGTTCGGCATCATCAGCACCCGCTACCGCGACATCCCGCAGGTGATCGGCGCGCTGACGCAGCTGCTGTTCTTCATGACCCCGATCGTGTGGCCGGTCGACATCCTGACCAAGCGCCTCGGCGAGGAGGGCGGCAACTGGGTGGTGCTGCTGGTCGAGCTGAACCCGCTGTACCACTTCATTGAGATCCTGCGCGCGCCGCTGATCGGCAGCACGCAGAGTTGGCACCACTGGGCCGTGGTGGGTGGCATCACGATTGTCGGCTGGGCGTTGGCCCTCGTCGCGATGCGCAACTACCGTGCGCGTATTTCCTACTGGGTCTAG
- a CDS encoding class I SAM-dependent methyltransferase, whose protein sequence is MLDKVREVLRTDDLKRSLRDKLVNAVEEVVSRHHRETTAEIDALRAEVGRLREELGRQTERTADRVIERVSDFEHRARRDMFYAAERDAAADSSRFANETMPQAAQFTHPHQTLEHGLTLAPAGGLALEFGVFTGTTLKIIATARGGEGVYGFDSFEGLPSDWRAGYPAGAFRTDGLPEVPGAELVVGWFDDTLPGFLAAHPGPVDFLHVDGDLYSSAKTVLELVGPRLRTGSVIVFDEFFNYAGWREHEFKAWLEYVAATGVEFQYEAYTTDNEQVVVRITGTDRPAG, encoded by the coding sequence ATGCTCGACAAGGTGCGCGAAGTCTTGCGGACCGACGACCTCAAGCGGTCGCTGCGCGACAAGCTGGTCAACGCCGTGGAGGAGGTCGTCTCCCGGCACCACCGGGAGACGACCGCCGAGATCGACGCGCTGCGGGCCGAGGTCGGGCGACTGCGGGAGGAACTCGGCAGGCAGACCGAGCGCACCGCCGACCGGGTCATCGAGCGCGTCTCCGACTTCGAGCACCGGGCCCGGCGGGACATGTTCTACGCCGCCGAGCGCGACGCCGCCGCCGACAGCAGCCGGTTCGCCAACGAGACCATGCCCCAGGCCGCCCAGTTCACCCACCCGCACCAGACGCTCGAACACGGCCTCACGCTGGCCCCGGCGGGCGGGCTGGCGCTGGAGTTCGGCGTCTTCACCGGCACCACCCTCAAGATCATCGCCACCGCCCGCGGCGGCGAGGGTGTCTACGGGTTCGACTCGTTCGAGGGCCTGCCGTCGGACTGGCGCGCGGGCTACCCGGCCGGGGCGTTCCGCACCGACGGCCTGCCCGAGGTGCCCGGCGCCGAACTGGTCGTCGGCTGGTTCGACGACACCCTGCCCGGCTTCCTCGCCGCGCACCCCGGCCCGGTGGACTTCCTGCACGTCGACGGCGACCTCTACAGCTCGGCCAAGACCGTGCTGGAGCTGGTCGGGCCGCGGCTGCGGACCGGCAGCGTCATCGTGTTCGACGAGTTCTTCAACTACGCGGGCTGGCGCGAGCACGAGTTCAAGGCGTGGCTGGAGTACGTCGCCGCCACGGGTGTCGAATTCCAGTACGAGGCGTACACGACCGACAATGAGCAGGTCGTGGTCCGTATCACCGGGACGGACCGCCCGGCTGGGTGA
- a CDS encoding bacterial proteasome activator family protein, which produces MTQPSNTPDGSDINGGDDQAHTVMVVGPDGSPLGAARIPESGAGPSESVGDMVEQPAKVMRIGTMIKQLLEEVRAAPLDEASRNRLREIHHRSIAELEDGLAPELREELERLSLPFTEGTTPSDAELRIAQAQLVGWLEGLFHGIQTALFAQQMAARVQLEQMRRGLPPGVGPADGTDGAGPRGTGQYL; this is translated from the coding sequence ATGACCCAGCCAAGCAACACCCCCGACGGCAGCGACATCAACGGCGGTGACGACCAGGCCCACACGGTCATGGTGGTCGGACCAGACGGCTCCCCCCTCGGCGCCGCCCGCATCCCGGAGTCCGGCGCCGGGCCGAGCGAGTCGGTCGGCGACATGGTGGAGCAGCCCGCCAAGGTCATGCGGATCGGCACGATGATCAAGCAGTTGCTTGAGGAGGTGCGCGCGGCACCGCTGGACGAGGCCAGCCGCAACCGCCTCCGCGAGATCCACCACCGCTCGATCGCCGAGTTGGAGGACGGCCTGGCCCCCGAGCTGCGTGAGGAGCTGGAGCGACTGTCGCTGCCCTTCACCGAGGGCACCACCCCGTCCGACGCCGAGCTGCGGATCGCGCAGGCTCAGCTGGTCGGCTGGCTGGAGGGTCTGTTCCACGGGATCCAGACGGCGCTGTTCGCCCAGCAGATGGCGGCCAGGGTCCAGCTGGAGCAGATGCGCCGGGGTCTTCCCCCTGGTGTCGGCCCTGCCGACGGCACCGACGGCGCGGGCCCGCGGGGCACCGGACAGTATCTGTGA
- a CDS encoding cysteine desulfurase-like protein: MAFDVARIRGLFPALGDGWVHLDSPAGMQVPEQVATAVSTALRAPVSGPGGPFPASQRADAIVDAARRAVADVVGCDPAGVVLGPNTAVLLARLAESLGDSWLIGDEVTLSRLDHQANTAPWLRVAQRAGATVRWAEIDIETCELPAWQYENLISHRTKVVAVTAASGAVGTRPDLNKIADLAKAAGAFVVVDASSSAPFVPFDINTVGADVVAVSAHAWGGPAVAALAFADPAVLDRLPAASLDPRAIGPERLELGQHAYPMLAGLVASVDYLAILDDAATGTRRERLQTSLSSAKSYQAGLLSRLIGDLRTHRHVMVIGDAMRRIPTLAFTVADVKAADAVAHLADHGICAFADDTPSGVFATLGVGEVGGAVRIGLAHYTNSVEVDQLVHAVGTLRP, from the coding sequence ATGGCCTTCGACGTCGCGCGGATCCGCGGGCTGTTCCCCGCGCTCGGTGACGGTTGGGTGCACCTGGACTCGCCCGCCGGGATGCAGGTGCCCGAGCAGGTCGCGACCGCCGTGTCGACCGCGCTGCGGGCCCCCGTGTCCGGCCCCGGCGGCCCCTTCCCGGCCTCCCAGCGCGCCGACGCCATCGTCGACGCCGCCCGGCGCGCCGTGGCCGACGTGGTCGGCTGCGACCCGGCCGGGGTGGTGCTCGGCCCGAACACCGCCGTCCTGCTCGCGCGCCTCGCCGAGTCCCTCGGCGACAGCTGGCTCATCGGCGACGAGGTCACCCTGTCCCGGCTGGATCACCAGGCCAACACCGCGCCGTGGCTGCGGGTCGCCCAGCGCGCGGGCGCCACGGTGCGCTGGGCCGAGATCGACATCGAGACCTGTGAACTACCCGCTTGGCAGTACGAGAACCTGATCTCCCACCGCACCAAGGTCGTCGCGGTCACCGCCGCCTCCGGCGCGGTCGGCACCCGCCCGGACCTGAACAAGATCGCCGACCTGGCCAAGGCGGCGGGCGCCTTCGTGGTGGTCGACGCGTCGTCGTCGGCCCCGTTCGTCCCGTTCGACATCAATACGGTCGGCGCCGACGTGGTCGCCGTGTCCGCCCACGCCTGGGGCGGCCCCGCCGTCGCGGCCCTGGCCTTCGCCGACCCGGCCGTGCTCGACCGCCTCCCCGCGGCCTCGCTCGACCCGCGCGCGATCGGCCCTGAGCGGCTCGAACTCGGCCAGCACGCCTACCCGATGCTCGCGGGCCTGGTCGCCTCCGTCGACTACCTGGCCATCCTCGACGACGCCGCCACCGGCACCCGCCGCGAACGCCTCCAGACCTCACTCAGCTCGGCCAAGTCCTACCAGGCGGGCCTGCTCTCCCGCCTCATCGGCGACCTGCGAACCCACCGCCACGTCATGGTCATCGGCGATGCCATGCGCCGCATCCCGACCCTGGCCTTCACCGTCGCCGACGTGAAAGCCGCCGACGCCGTCGCCCACCTGGCCGACCACGGCATCTGCGCCTTCGCCGACGACACCCCCAGCGGCGTCTTCGCCACCTTGGGGGTGGGGGAGGTCGGGGGAGCCGTCCGCATCGGCCTGGCCCACTACACGAACTCGGTCGAGGTCGACCAACTGGTCCACGCCGTCGGCACCCTGCGCCCGTGA
- a CDS encoding NAD(P)H-quinone oxidoreductase encodes MRAITVSEPGGPEVMAWTRVPDPTPGPGEVLVRVAATAVNRADLLQRKGFYPPPPGTTDTIGLECSGTVAAVGAGVSKWTVGDEVCALLAGGGYAELVSAPAEQLMPIPEGIDLVTAAALPEVSCTVWSNVMRAARLTEGETLLVHGGGSGIGTHAIQIGKAFGARVAVTAGSAERVRQCLDLGADIALNYRAEEFEKLVQADVILDNMGAKYLARNVTALNRGGRLVIIGMQGGVSADLNIGALLAKNAWVTATSLRYRPVEEKGAIVADVVGNVWPLIEAGKVRPVVHEVLPIERVGDAHRMLDEGGVFGKLVLTVGA; translated from the coding sequence ATGCGAGCGATCACGGTCAGCGAACCGGGCGGCCCGGAGGTCATGGCGTGGACACGGGTCCCCGATCCCACGCCCGGACCGGGTGAGGTGCTGGTCCGTGTCGCGGCCACCGCGGTCAACCGCGCCGACCTCTTGCAGCGCAAAGGCTTCTATCCGCCGCCGCCGGGCACGACCGACACGATCGGACTGGAGTGCTCCGGCACCGTCGCCGCGGTCGGCGCGGGCGTGTCGAAGTGGACGGTCGGGGACGAGGTGTGCGCGCTGCTCGCTGGCGGCGGCTACGCCGAATTGGTGAGCGCTCCGGCCGAACAGCTCATGCCCATTCCCGAAGGTATCGACTTGGTGACGGCCGCGGCGCTCCCAGAGGTGTCGTGCACCGTTTGGTCGAACGTTATGCGGGCCGCCCGGCTCACCGAGGGTGAGACCCTGCTCGTGCACGGCGGCGGCAGCGGGATCGGCACCCACGCCATCCAGATCGGCAAAGCCTTCGGCGCGCGCGTCGCGGTGACCGCGGGCTCGGCCGAACGGGTGCGCCAATGCCTCGACCTGGGCGCCGACATCGCGCTGAACTACCGCGCGGAGGAATTCGAGAAACTCGTCCAGGCCGACGTCATCCTGGACAACATGGGCGCGAAATACCTCGCCCGCAATGTCACGGCCCTCAACCGCGGCGGCAGGCTGGTGATCATCGGCATGCAGGGCGGCGTCAGCGCGGACCTGAACATCGGCGCGCTGCTGGCCAAGAACGCTTGGGTGACGGCGACGAGCCTGCGGTATCGGCCGGTCGAGGAGAAGGGCGCGATCGTGGCGGACGTCGTGGGGAACGTGTGGCCGCTGATCGAGGCGGGGAAGGTGCGGCCGGTGGTGCACGAGGTGCTGCCGATCGAACGCGTCGGCGACGCGCACCGGATGCTGGACGAGGGCGGCGTTTTCGGCAAACTCGTTCTGACCGTGGGCGCCTGA